The following proteins come from a genomic window of Alicyclobacillus dauci:
- a CDS encoding molybdopterin-containing oxidoreductase family protein translates to MKRVRSVCPLDCPDTCGLSVDIEDGKIVRVDGHPDHPVTKGAICQKVRRFPERVYHRGRILHPLRRKGPKGTLEFERISWSEAYAEIKSQFDNIISKYGPEAILPYSFYGNMGVLNAEGMDRRFFNRLGASRLERTICNSAGATGFAYTMGANAGIDPEDTIHSNLILIWGCNVISTNMHQMLLANEARKRGAKIVVIDVHRNRSAKWADWFVQIRPGSDAALALGMMHVLIRDHLVDEAFVSEYTVGFDALKAQVEAYSPERVAELTGVSPEDIESLAKLYGTTTPSFIRIGNGLQHHDNGGMIVRTIACLPALTGQWGVRGGGAIKGNSHYAVHNVAGVQRPDLLPRPLPRLVNMNQLGDVLQTADPPVKALFVYNSNPAQVAPDQNKVRTGLLRSDLFTVVHDLFPTDTCKYADIVLPATSHFENLDLYKSYWHLYLQLHKPIIEPLGESKSNFTLFKELAKVMGFTESCFDDTEEDMIRTALDYKRNPYLEGVTYEDLWEQGWVKLNIESAADGTSTGIPTPTGKKVAFYSERMERNGLVPVPTHVDLQSDDSYPLYFTTPPNHHFLNSTGANVASLTAAERRPVLQIHPIDAACRSIDTGQLVRIFNDRGEIILVAEVTTDVQPGLVLSQGLWWDDDVLGYQSVNTLTSQRIADMGGGATFFSTRVEVVKAG, encoded by the coding sequence GTGAAACGAGTCCGATCCGTTTGTCCGCTCGATTGTCCGGACACCTGCGGTCTCTCGGTGGACATCGAGGACGGAAAAATTGTACGCGTTGACGGCCATCCGGATCACCCGGTGACGAAGGGCGCTATCTGTCAAAAGGTGCGGAGATTTCCAGAGCGTGTCTACCATCGTGGTCGGATCCTCCATCCTCTCAGGCGCAAGGGGCCAAAAGGGACGCTGGAGTTTGAACGGATCTCTTGGTCGGAGGCGTACGCCGAAATCAAGAGCCAGTTTGATAACATCATTTCCAAATATGGCCCGGAAGCCATTCTACCGTACAGCTTCTACGGCAACATGGGCGTTCTCAATGCCGAAGGCATGGATCGGCGCTTTTTCAACCGCTTGGGAGCGAGTCGTCTTGAACGGACCATCTGCAATTCAGCGGGGGCCACGGGTTTCGCGTATACCATGGGGGCGAATGCCGGGATCGATCCGGAGGATACCATCCACTCAAATCTCATCCTCATCTGGGGATGCAATGTTATCAGCACAAACATGCACCAGATGCTGCTCGCCAATGAGGCGCGTAAACGTGGCGCGAAAATCGTGGTTATCGACGTTCACCGTAACCGATCCGCCAAATGGGCAGACTGGTTTGTTCAGATCCGTCCGGGATCGGACGCGGCCTTAGCTCTTGGCATGATGCATGTACTGATCCGTGACCACCTCGTTGATGAGGCGTTCGTGTCTGAGTACACCGTGGGCTTTGACGCTTTAAAAGCGCAAGTTGAAGCCTATTCTCCAGAGCGGGTTGCGGAGTTGACAGGCGTCTCGCCAGAGGATATCGAATCACTGGCCAAGCTGTACGGAACGACGACACCTTCCTTTATTCGCATCGGGAATGGACTGCAGCATCACGATAACGGCGGGATGATTGTCCGAACCATCGCCTGCTTGCCTGCACTTACGGGTCAATGGGGCGTTCGTGGCGGCGGCGCGATCAAAGGCAACAGCCACTACGCCGTACACAATGTAGCGGGCGTCCAGCGGCCGGACCTGCTCCCGAGGCCGCTGCCGCGACTCGTGAACATGAACCAACTCGGCGATGTCCTCCAGACAGCCGATCCGCCCGTGAAAGCCCTGTTTGTGTACAACTCGAATCCGGCTCAAGTGGCTCCCGACCAAAACAAGGTCCGCACCGGGTTGTTGCGAAGCGACTTGTTCACCGTCGTTCATGATCTCTTCCCGACCGACACCTGCAAGTACGCTGACATCGTACTACCCGCGACCAGTCACTTTGAGAACCTGGATCTGTACAAGTCGTACTGGCACCTGTACTTGCAATTACATAAACCGATTATCGAGCCTCTCGGCGAATCTAAATCCAACTTCACGTTGTTCAAAGAATTGGCGAAGGTCATGGGATTCACTGAGTCATGCTTTGATGATACAGAGGAAGACATGATTCGCACAGCCCTTGATTACAAAAGAAACCCGTACCTCGAGGGTGTCACGTACGAGGACCTCTGGGAGCAAGGATGGGTCAAACTGAACATTGAGAGTGCTGCGGATGGGACAAGCACCGGTATCCCTACGCCGACAGGCAAGAAAGTTGCGTTTTATTCGGAACGTATGGAGCGAAATGGACTCGTCCCTGTACCGACGCACGTGGATTTACAATCAGATGATTCATATCCATTGTACTTTACGACACCTCCAAACCATCACTTCTTAAACTCGACAGGCGCAAACGTAGCGTCATTGACTGCTGCGGAACGGCGACCAGTGCTTCAGATTCATCCCATCGATGCAGCGTGTCGAAGTATTGACACGGGGCAACTCGTGAGGATATTCAACGATCGCGGAGAAATTATCCTCGTTGCAGAAGTGACAACGGATGTCCAACCTGGGCTGGTTCTTTCTCAAGGGTTATGGTGGGATGACGATGTCCTCGGTTACCAGTCAGTTAACACACTGACCTCTCAGCGAATCGCGGATATGGGCGGGGGAGCCACCTTTTTCTCCACGCGCGTTGAGGTTGTCAAAGCGGGCTAG
- a CDS encoding C40 family peptidase, whose protein sequence is MKTRYKLIGGVVGGIVVVLLVVTLIGRQYWWNAVSKQPTDASVGQQTDTTTTALANVTIVPSQPTNTQQQDKVCAAAQQILQNPGAASFDASGFVQYVYDQAGVQLPRTIAEQVQFGTIVGGASQLEKGDLVVFDLGSTPGTGTFDGIYLGNNEFAAVTTHGLMKMSLNDSYWSSKFIYGRRVL, encoded by the coding sequence GTGAAAACTCGATATAAGCTGATTGGTGGGGTTGTTGGCGGGATCGTTGTCGTACTTTTGGTGGTGACTTTGATAGGTCGGCAATATTGGTGGAACGCGGTCTCGAAGCAGCCGACCGATGCAAGTGTCGGGCAACAGACTGACACCACGACAACTGCTCTTGCAAATGTCACGATAGTACCGTCGCAACCGACCAACACACAGCAGCAAGACAAAGTCTGCGCTGCGGCACAACAGATCCTACAAAATCCCGGTGCGGCGTCATTCGACGCGTCCGGTTTTGTTCAATATGTCTATGACCAGGCGGGTGTGCAGTTACCTCGAACAATTGCCGAACAAGTACAATTTGGTACCATCGTGGGCGGTGCCAGTCAGTTGGAAAAAGGAGATCTGGTCGTTTTCGATCTCGGCTCCACACCAGGCACGGGAACCTTCGATGGAATTTACCTGGGCAACAACGAGTTCGCGGCCGTCACGACACATGGGTTGATGAAAATGAGCTTGAACGACTCGTATTGGAGCAGCAAATTTATCTATGGACGGCGTGTCTTATAA
- a CDS encoding xanthine phosphoribosyltransferase, protein MEWLQDYIRREGKVLSDRVLKVNSFLNHQVDPTLVMKLGQSIGERFKDEGVTKVVTIEASGIHIAFAAALALGVPFLYAKKTKAITQSGDVYSASVYSFTRQQTYEITVSKEFLSSDDRVLIVDDILAEGAGVRGLREIIEAAGATLVGVSVVVEKSFQSGRKSLDDAGVPVYALARIGRMSPTVGIEFL, encoded by the coding sequence ATGGAATGGCTCCAAGATTACATTCGCAGGGAAGGTAAAGTCCTATCGGATCGCGTTTTAAAAGTGAACTCGTTCCTCAACCATCAAGTCGATCCGACATTAGTCATGAAACTCGGTCAGAGCATTGGCGAGCGTTTCAAAGATGAAGGTGTAACAAAGGTCGTCACCATCGAAGCCAGTGGCATTCATATCGCGTTTGCCGCAGCACTGGCACTCGGGGTTCCGTTTCTCTATGCAAAGAAGACGAAAGCCATCACACAATCGGGTGATGTGTATTCGGCATCCGTGTATTCCTTTACGAGACAGCAAACGTACGAGATCACCGTTTCCAAGGAGTTTTTGTCGAGTGACGACAGAGTGCTCATCGTCGATGACATCCTTGCGGAAGGTGCTGGTGTTCGAGGACTGCGGGAAATCATCGAAGCGGCCGGAGCTACCTTGGTGGGGGTCAGCGTCGTCGTAGAAAAGAGTTTTCAGAGTGGCCGCAAATCCTTGGACGATGCAGGTGTCCCTGTCTATGCGCTCGCGCGGATTGGTCGCATGTCGCCCACAGTTGGAATTGAGTTTCTATAA
- a CDS encoding nucleobase:cation symporter-2 family protein, with protein MLNKRGVFALGLQHVLAMYAGSMIVPLIIGGALKLSGAQMAYLIAADMFTCGIATLLQVVGTRFVGIQLPVVLGCTFTAVGPIIAIGHTTNLPTVFGSIIIAGILVFLAAPVFGKLLAFFPPIVTGSVVTIIGLSLIPVAMNDAAGGTGSPDFGQPRNLLLALGTLVLIILINRFFHGFIRSISVLVGLVAGTVAAYCLGMVNFSSVASASWVNIVHPLYFGRPQFSLPAVITMFIVCVVSMVESTGVYYALSKITDREITDKDIVKGLRAEGIAIVLGGLFNTFPYTTFSQNVGLVSMTRVKNRSVIVAAGIILLVLGLLPKVAALVTVIPSAVLGGAMIAMFGMVVAYGMNMLGNVDLRRNENLLIIACSISVGLGSAVVPQMFAHLPNTLNMLLQSGIVPGAVTAVAMNLFMNHFGTAELSRTEKVVSSVS; from the coding sequence TTGTTAAACAAACGAGGAGTCTTTGCGTTAGGACTGCAACACGTCTTGGCTATGTATGCGGGCTCGATGATAGTCCCTCTCATTATTGGTGGCGCCCTGAAACTGAGCGGAGCACAAATGGCCTACTTAATTGCAGCCGACATGTTTACGTGTGGAATCGCGACGCTGTTGCAGGTCGTAGGCACCCGCTTTGTCGGCATTCAACTGCCAGTTGTCCTCGGATGTACGTTTACTGCAGTGGGACCGATCATCGCCATTGGCCACACGACCAATTTGCCGACCGTCTTTGGAAGCATCATCATTGCTGGCATCTTGGTGTTTCTGGCAGCGCCTGTGTTTGGCAAGCTGCTTGCCTTCTTCCCCCCAATTGTAACGGGGTCTGTCGTCACCATCATCGGCCTATCTCTGATTCCGGTAGCAATGAACGACGCGGCAGGTGGTACAGGCAGCCCGGATTTTGGACAGCCGCGCAATTTGCTATTAGCCCTTGGTACACTTGTTCTCATCATTCTGATCAACCGGTTTTTCCATGGATTCATTCGCTCTATTTCCGTTCTCGTAGGACTTGTCGCGGGCACGGTTGCAGCATACTGCCTCGGTATGGTGAATTTCAGCTCGGTGGCGTCTGCGTCATGGGTGAATATCGTTCACCCTCTGTACTTCGGTCGGCCACAGTTTAGTTTACCTGCTGTGATTACGATGTTCATTGTGTGCGTTGTGAGCATGGTGGAGTCGACCGGTGTATATTATGCCCTAAGCAAAATTACGGACAGGGAAATCACAGACAAAGACATTGTCAAGGGCTTGCGGGCTGAAGGCATCGCCATTGTACTCGGGGGGCTATTCAACACATTCCCGTACACCACGTTCTCTCAGAACGTCGGCCTTGTGTCGATGACCCGAGTGAAGAATCGCAGTGTGATCGTCGCTGCTGGAATCATTCTCCTTGTCTTAGGTTTGCTGCCGAAAGTTGCTGCACTGGTTACGGTCATCCCGTCGGCTGTCCTCGGTGGGGCTATGATCGCCATGTTTGGCATGGTCGTCGCATACGGCATGAATATGCTCGGGAACGTGGATCTGAGAAGAAATGAGAATCTATTGATCATTGCATGCAGTATCTCCGTGGGGCTTGGTTCAGCAGTCGTCCCACAGATGTTCGCTCACCTCCCAAATACGTTAAATATGCTCCTCCAGAGCGGGATCGTCCCCGGGGCCGTCACAGCAGTCGCCATGAATCTCTTCATGAATCATTTCGGAACGGCGGAGCTATCACGAACTGAGAAGGTAGTTTCGTCCGTCTCGTGA
- a CDS encoding efflux MFS transporter permease, translating to MNQPNGSPAADTHIGKFPRYLVISLLTMFAFGPQYVLNVSFMLNQIIIQNGFAVGTNTLLLPSVISNLAFALCVPFGPVFSRVFGLRRSYLTLVAVFFCGALLSACSPHMVLFTIGRLIQGLSAGSLFLTILPVSLMSFPNAVRNRFLLLAIGGLFGSSAVGAFLGSLSLTADAWRWLFLLGALGPVFCFLVGYIALPKGEAQPHHIPFDIWGAVILIAIVVVALFPSIHLESLGIGSVYVWPFFLIALLLFALFLIVEYHLEHPLVHFRAIRSAKQIFGTSMAIISHIALIVTLIGVNGFLRNVKNTKFLSIVHLYLWFIIGVVIVALLGTWLYDKLGAGVLGIIGSLAVVLVSLYWRAMGTQTSLGQLDIEMGCVGGSIGLVLISGALGTALAGDIHEARWRSVSLHFTRNLIGAIVAPVAAWMVYKETAIHYEDMRAQISLANPEVNLEMAKLTQDLLNHGVPAGTAKVAAFAALMQNAQQAALQSAFHNLFTVLLVLGMLMTLTSIGMAVTGKGRSLVQKAAQTATAAQKPEPPRMLIEAGATASPSSQHGSAQR from the coding sequence GTGAATCAACCCAACGGCTCACCGGCCGCTGATACACATATCGGGAAATTCCCGAGATACTTGGTCATTTCGCTGTTAACTATGTTTGCATTTGGACCGCAATACGTTCTTAACGTGTCTTTCATGCTCAACCAAATCATCATCCAGAACGGCTTTGCTGTCGGCACAAACACACTACTCCTACCTTCCGTGATATCGAACCTAGCCTTCGCACTCTGTGTGCCGTTTGGACCCGTCTTCTCGAGAGTTTTCGGACTGAGGAGATCGTACCTTACACTCGTTGCCGTATTTTTTTGTGGTGCATTACTCAGCGCCTGTTCTCCGCACATGGTGCTCTTTACGATAGGACGCCTGATTCAGGGTCTCAGTGCGGGTTCCCTATTTCTAACCATCTTGCCCGTCAGTCTCATGTCATTTCCGAATGCGGTTCGCAACCGGTTTTTGCTTCTTGCCATTGGTGGTCTCTTCGGGTCATCCGCTGTCGGGGCATTCCTCGGTTCTCTATCACTCACTGCAGATGCTTGGCGGTGGCTCTTTTTACTCGGCGCACTAGGACCCGTGTTCTGTTTCCTGGTTGGCTATATCGCACTGCCGAAGGGCGAAGCACAACCGCACCATATTCCGTTCGATATATGGGGTGCGGTTATCCTAATTGCGATCGTCGTTGTGGCCCTATTTCCATCCATTCATTTGGAGAGTTTGGGGATTGGTTCCGTCTACGTGTGGCCATTTTTCCTCATTGCTCTGCTCTTATTCGCACTGTTTCTCATCGTTGAGTATCATCTGGAACACCCATTGGTCCATTTTCGCGCGATCCGCTCCGCCAAACAAATCTTTGGCACAAGCATGGCCATCATCAGTCACATTGCGTTGATTGTAACCTTGATCGGCGTGAATGGATTTCTGCGCAACGTGAAAAACACAAAATTCCTGTCGATCGTCCACTTGTATCTATGGTTCATTATCGGGGTGGTCATCGTGGCACTTCTTGGCACCTGGTTGTACGACAAACTGGGCGCAGGGGTACTTGGAATCATCGGATCGCTGGCCGTGGTTTTGGTCAGTCTGTATTGGCGTGCCATGGGAACACAGACATCCCTCGGTCAACTGGATATCGAAATGGGGTGCGTCGGCGGTTCAATCGGCCTGGTCCTGATATCAGGGGCATTGGGCACAGCACTCGCCGGAGATATTCACGAAGCACGTTGGCGGTCAGTCTCCCTGCACTTTACTCGTAACCTCATTGGTGCCATCGTTGCGCCTGTAGCCGCTTGGATGGTCTACAAAGAGACAGCGATCCACTACGAGGACATGAGAGCACAGATAAGCTTGGCCAATCCCGAAGTCAATCTGGAAATGGCCAAACTGACCCAGGACCTTTTGAATCATGGTGTGCCGGCTGGAACTGCCAAGGTCGCGGCATTTGCAGCCTTGATGCAAAACGCTCAACAGGCAGCACTCCAGAGTGCGTTCCATAACCTGTTCACTGTCCTTCTTGTACTAGGTATGCTCATGACGCTGACTTCAATTGGCATGGCTGTGACGGGTAAGGGGAGATCGCTTGTACAGAAGGCTGCGCAGACGGCGACGGCGGCACAGAAACCCGAGCCTCCTCGTATGCTCATAGAAGCAGGCGCAACGGCCTCCCCATCCAGTCAGCACGGATCCGCTCAGCGATAG
- a CDS encoding carbohydrate ABC transporter permease, which produces MGLVQVGSPVVHMPRPRRFTRRAWQGYLMLLPSAVILLTFTIWPMIIALYHSLCLQDSAHPVPKFVGLANFGMLFHSHLFWQVMGNTFLFIVATVPVSLVAAMILAVMLNRRYRLTGFFRVALFHPTVLPLVSAASIWLFMYTPDYGLIDKALSAFGGAQLNWLGQPRTAIWAIIIMTIWKQLGYFVIFYLAGLQGIGKDPYEAADVDGASAWTTFWTITVPLLMSTTMFVFTIAMVDAFQLVDQLYVMTQGGPDNGTNMLLFYIYQQSFTYQNTGEASALSVILIAMLIFVAILQNVVDKRVHYES; this is translated from the coding sequence ATGGGTCTTGTACAAGTGGGAAGTCCCGTCGTTCACATGCCGCGTCCACGCCGATTCACTCGGCGGGCGTGGCAAGGGTATCTCATGTTGTTACCATCTGCAGTGATTTTGCTTACGTTCACCATATGGCCGATGATCATTGCACTCTATCACAGTCTATGTTTGCAAGATAGCGCTCACCCTGTTCCGAAGTTTGTCGGGCTCGCAAACTTCGGAATGCTGTTTCACAGCCATTTATTCTGGCAGGTGATGGGAAATACATTTTTGTTCATTGTAGCAACCGTTCCGGTATCTCTCGTTGCGGCAATGATTTTGGCCGTGATGCTCAACCGACGCTACCGCCTCACCGGATTTTTTCGAGTGGCTCTCTTCCATCCAACCGTACTGCCCTTAGTCAGTGCAGCTTCCATTTGGCTGTTTATGTATACGCCGGATTACGGACTGATCGATAAGGCGTTGTCAGCTTTCGGCGGCGCGCAATTAAATTGGCTTGGGCAGCCTCGAACCGCAATTTGGGCCATCATCATCATGACGATATGGAAGCAGCTCGGATATTTCGTCATTTTCTATTTGGCCGGCTTACAGGGTATCGGTAAAGATCCATACGAGGCCGCAGACGTGGATGGGGCCAGTGCATGGACGACATTTTGGACGATCACCGTTCCACTTCTCATGTCCACTACGATGTTTGTCTTTACCATTGCGATGGTTGACGCGTTTCAACTGGTCGATCAACTGTACGTGATGACGCAAGGCGGTCCGGATAACGGTACGAATATGCTCCTGTTCTATATTTATCAGCAGTCGTTCACATATCAAAATACGGGTGAGGCATCAGCTCTGTCGGTCATTCTCATCGCTATGCTGATATTCGTGGCTATTCTTCAGAATGTCGTAGACAAGCGTGTGCATTACGAGTCCTAG
- a CDS encoding bifunctional metallophosphatase/5'-nucleotidase: MKAFRIGLFYTSDTHSHIYPYRYADRESAPSGLGRVSTCIRINRSEFDEVIVIDNGDVIQGAANSYYDAKVAEQSVHPSILALNQMGCQAAVLGNHEFNYGRDYLHAAIQKSQFPWLSANIIDKSSGQPYFGQPYIIRECSPRLRVAVLGLTTKYVPNWENPRHLEGMDFIDPVEAACHWIPYLRSEEQANIVIVAYHGGVERDLSSGEPLEPLTGENQGYELLQKVPHIEALLTGHQHRELAERFGDTVLLQPGHEGRHVGHVAFRCVNTDGTWQVDEVRGELISTANYDADPSVLDIPLLASSERETQRWLDQDIGVVEGDLRIHDAALARQTEHPFIEFVNRVQMWASGAKISAAALFDEDAQGFSEHITMREVISNYKYPNTLRVLRVSGRAIREALEQSARYFALDRHGEIVVSSEFLYPKPQHYNYDMWEGIEYTVNVAKPIGNRVGEVMIDGVTLDDAMMYDVVLNNYRAAGGGNYDMFKSCPTVKEIQIDVSELIANYIRETGTIAATCNHNWCVTRD, encoded by the coding sequence ATGAAGGCGTTTCGAATTGGGCTTTTTTATACGAGTGACACACACAGCCATATCTATCCCTATCGGTACGCCGATAGGGAGTCTGCACCGTCTGGGTTAGGTCGGGTGTCGACGTGCATTCGGATAAATCGAAGTGAGTTTGACGAGGTTATCGTGATCGACAATGGTGATGTGATTCAAGGTGCAGCCAACAGCTATTACGACGCGAAAGTCGCAGAGCAATCGGTTCATCCGAGTATTTTGGCACTGAATCAGATGGGGTGCCAGGCGGCGGTGCTTGGCAATCACGAGTTCAATTACGGACGGGATTATTTGCATGCTGCCATTCAAAAGTCGCAATTTCCGTGGCTGTCTGCCAACATCATCGATAAAAGCAGTGGTCAGCCCTATTTCGGACAGCCCTACATCATTCGGGAATGCAGCCCCCGACTTCGGGTGGCCGTGCTTGGCCTGACGACGAAGTACGTGCCGAACTGGGAGAATCCGCGTCACTTGGAGGGAATGGATTTTATCGATCCGGTCGAAGCAGCCTGCCACTGGATTCCCTATCTTCGCTCAGAGGAGCAGGCCAACATCGTTATTGTCGCGTACCATGGCGGCGTCGAGCGCGACTTGTCAAGTGGAGAGCCTCTTGAACCCCTTACGGGTGAAAATCAGGGATACGAACTGCTGCAAAAAGTTCCTCACATTGAGGCCCTTCTGACGGGCCACCAACATCGAGAACTTGCTGAACGATTTGGAGATACAGTTTTGTTGCAACCGGGACATGAAGGGCGCCACGTTGGTCACGTGGCATTCAGGTGTGTGAACACAGACGGCACATGGCAGGTGGACGAGGTTCGCGGCGAACTGATTTCCACGGCCAATTATGATGCGGATCCGTCGGTACTCGATATACCCTTGTTGGCCTCGTCTGAGCGAGAGACACAGCGGTGGTTGGACCAGGATATCGGCGTCGTTGAGGGGGATTTGCGGATTCACGATGCCGCACTGGCTCGACAAACCGAACACCCGTTTATTGAGTTCGTCAACCGCGTTCAAATGTGGGCCTCTGGTGCCAAGATTTCAGCTGCCGCTTTGTTCGACGAAGATGCGCAGGGGTTCAGCGAGCACATCACAATGCGAGAGGTGATCAGCAACTACAAATATCCGAACACGTTGCGTGTTTTGCGCGTGTCAGGCCGAGCGATTCGCGAGGCCCTGGAACAGTCCGCACGCTATTTTGCACTTGATAGACACGGGGAAATCGTCGTTAGTTCTGAATTCCTGTATCCCAAACCACAGCACTATAACTACGACATGTGGGAGGGGATAGAGTATACCGTGAACGTAGCGAAGCCGATTGGAAATAGGGTAGGAGAGGTGATGATTGACGGGGTTACGCTCGACGATGCAATGATGTATGACGTTGTCTTAAACAACTATCGGGCAGCTGGTGGCGGGAACTATGATATGTTTAAATCTTGTCCCACAGTTAAAGAGATCCAGATTGATGTCTCTGAGTTAATAGCCAACTACATCAGAGAAACGGGCACGATTGCGGCAACGTGTAACCATAACTGGTGTGTGACACGTGATTGA
- a CDS encoding ABC transporter substrate-binding protein, which yields MALSRWGAVLAGTTALIVLVSGCGSSGSSSGANGSSASDQHVEKLTFDFPVAVAGPVAQDVKDLVNQFNQTHKNIQVSPVFTGDYQTTMTKVQTAAKAGSTPDVAVLQSTDMYSLLDANLILPIDQFATSDSDKQWLTSFYPALMANSTLNGKTYGIPFQRSTLLLYYNKDEFNRAGLDPNSPPTSWDELVKDGKMLTKNGQWGLEIPTSGLTYWEFQPFAIENGQNVVGDAANKVTYDDPKVAQALQFFADLSKKDKIEPTGLLGWTTAPTDFESGKAAMIYHSSGSLTSILKTAKFNVGVAELPGNVQKGSPTGGGNLYVFNTKDSAKEQAAYEFVKWMAQPDNAAKWSIETGYVGSSPAVYETDAMKQYLQKTPQAAAIQQQMQSAAKELGTHDGQEIQSILSTACQQVLTANVTPQQALKDAQQKADQILSKYQN from the coding sequence ATGGCTTTAAGTAGATGGGGTGCTGTCCTAGCTGGCACAACCGCTTTAATCGTATTGGTGAGCGGGTGTGGATCTTCCGGATCGTCGAGCGGAGCGAACGGTTCAAGTGCATCGGATCAACATGTGGAGAAACTCACATTTGACTTCCCGGTTGCAGTTGCGGGACCAGTCGCGCAAGATGTCAAAGACCTTGTCAACCAATTTAACCAGACACATAAAAACATTCAAGTATCTCCTGTATTTACAGGTGATTATCAAACAACCATGACGAAAGTACAGACGGCTGCAAAAGCTGGAAGTACACCTGACGTTGCAGTGCTTCAGTCAACTGACATGTACTCACTGTTAGACGCAAATCTCATTCTCCCGATTGATCAATTTGCCACCTCAGACTCAGACAAGCAGTGGCTCACGAGTTTTTATCCAGCGTTGATGGCAAATTCTACATTGAACGGCAAGACGTACGGTATTCCCTTTCAACGCAGTACCCTTCTGCTCTACTACAACAAGGACGAATTCAATCGTGCAGGTCTGGATCCAAACTCCCCGCCAACATCGTGGGACGAACTCGTCAAGGACGGCAAAATGTTGACGAAGAATGGTCAATGGGGGCTTGAGATCCCGACCTCAGGTCTCACGTATTGGGAGTTTCAACCCTTTGCAATTGAAAATGGTCAAAATGTTGTTGGAGATGCAGCCAACAAAGTCACGTACGACGATCCCAAGGTAGCTCAAGCATTACAGTTTTTTGCAGACTTAAGCAAAAAGGACAAAATTGAGCCAACTGGGCTGCTTGGTTGGACCACGGCGCCGACTGATTTTGAATCTGGAAAAGCGGCCATGATATATCACTCTTCAGGAAGCCTGACAAGTATCTTAAAGACCGCGAAGTTTAATGTTGGTGTGGCAGAGTTGCCCGGTAATGTACAGAAGGGTTCCCCGACCGGTGGCGGTAACCTTTACGTCTTCAACACGAAAGACAGTGCGAAGGAACAGGCAGCTTACGAGTTTGTCAAGTGGATGGCGCAACCTGACAATGCGGCAAAATGGTCCATTGAAACAGGGTATGTCGGCAGTTCCCCGGCGGTTTATGAGACGGATGCGATGAAACAATATCTGCAAAAAACCCCACAGGCTGCAGCGATTCAGCAACAGATGCAATCCGCTGCAAAGGAACTGGGAACGCACGACGGTCAAGAGATTCAAAGCATCCTCTCAACGGCATGTCAGCAGGTTCTTACGGCAAACGTAACACCGCAACAGGCCCTAAAGGATGCACAACAAAAGGCGGATCAAATCCTATCTAAATACCAGAACTGA
- a CDS encoding carbohydrate ABC transporter permease codes for MGMKRRLSNGFIQAVLAILAIGWIMPLVWVVLMAFKDPNNPNSVTSLFGGLMPSLQNFVDAWQSAQFGMYYVNTIELVAGIVIIQLITTTLAGYAFARIHMPGRNIIFIMFLLQLMVPVSALIIPNYMTMQNLHLVNTKWAIMLPYFASAMGTFLMRQTFRQLPREIEEAATMDGAKWWQILWHVLLPGMRPALVAFTLVSVSFHWNDFLWPLIVTSTPQTQPLTIGLQLLTQMGETGAQWQMICAGTLIVVAPLLILFIIFQRKFVNSFMQTGMK; via the coding sequence ATGGGAATGAAGAGACGACTCAGTAATGGATTCATCCAAGCGGTTCTCGCCATCTTGGCGATTGGCTGGATAATGCCGCTTGTATGGGTTGTTTTGATGGCTTTCAAAGATCCCAATAACCCAAATAGCGTGACCTCCTTATTTGGAGGTTTGATGCCATCATTGCAAAACTTTGTGGATGCTTGGCAAAGCGCACAGTTTGGAATGTATTATGTAAATACGATTGAGCTAGTTGCGGGGATTGTTATCATTCAGCTCATTACAACGACATTGGCCGGATACGCATTTGCACGGATTCACATGCCTGGCCGCAACATCATCTTTATCATGTTCTTGCTGCAACTGATGGTTCCAGTAAGCGCGCTGATTATCCCGAACTATATGACCATGCAAAATCTGCACTTGGTCAATACGAAATGGGCTATCATGTTACCGTACTTTGCTTCAGCCATGGGAACGTTTTTGATGAGACAGACATTTCGCCAGTTGCCTCGGGAGATTGAAGAGGCTGCGACGATGGATGGAGCAAAATGGTGGCAGATTTTGTGGCATGTTTTGCTTCCGGGCATGCGCCCGGCACTCGTTGCATTCACCCTCGTATCTGTGAGTTTCCACTGGAATGACTTCCTGTGGCCATTGATTGTCACGTCGACGCCGCAAACACAACCGCTGACGATTGGACTGCAGTTGCTCACACAAATGGGTGAAACAGGCGCACAATGGCAGATGATCTGTGCGGGCACACTCATTGTCGTAGCTCCACTATTAATTCTGTTCATCATATTTCAACGCAAGTTTGTGAATAGCTTTATGCAAACAGGAATGAAGTGA